The Thermacetogenium phaeum DSM 12270 genome segment ACTTAAAACATCCCGTCCCAAGCGGCCGCCTTTCCGCTCACACAAATCCATGTCGGTACAGATAACCAGCATTGCCGGAGGAAGCACGGTCAATCCCGGCGCAAAAGCTTTGACTCTGGCCTTCTGCTCCTCACAGCTGACGGCGATAAAATGCCATGGTTGAATATTGCTCCCGCTCGGTGCCCAGATCGCCGCCTCAACCAGTTTGATCAGCAGCTCCTTATCAACCGGCCTGTCATGAAAAGATCTGATACTGCGTCTCTCAAAAATGGCCCGCCGCACATCCATCTATCCGATCCTTCCTTTACAGGTGTAATGGGTTAAATTAAGTGAAAAGGTTACAGCGCACAAAGTGATCAGGCCCAACCTGAACCATAACCGGATCCCTTTCATAACATTCCGGTTTTACGAACGGGCAGCGGGTGTTGAAACTGCATCCCGGGGGAACATTAACAGGACTGGGTATTTCACCCTGGGATTTGATCTTTTTCGGTTTGAGATCCTCTTCCTGCTGGGTGACTACAGGTATTGACGACAGAAGCATTTGAGTGTAAGGGTGTTGCGGAGACCGGAAGAAGATTTCCGTAGGAGCCATCTCGGCTATCTTCCCCAGGTACATGATCACCACCCGTGTTGCCACATTTCGCATCAGGCTTAAGTCATGCGTTATGAACAGATAGGAAAGGTTATACTCCTTTTGCAACCGCAACAGCATGTTGATTATTTTCGCCTGCACAGAAACATCGAGTGATGAAGTCGGCTCGTCAAGAATCATAAAAGAAGGGTTTGTTGCCAGTGCTCTGGCTATGGCCACCATCTGTCTTTCTCCCCCACCGATCATGCGGGGGTATTTATAGAGATAACTTTCGGGAAGCTCCACCGACTCCAACAGCTGGACGATCCGATCGTGCAGCTCATGCCCTTTCGCCAGGCCGTGAACCTTCAGCGGCAGTTCGAGAATCTTGTAAATAGTGTGTTGCGGGTTTAACGATGTCCCCGGATCCTGGAAAACGATCTGCATATCTCGCTTCAGCTCCAGCGGCCTCTGGGCAGAAGCGCAACTAATATCCTTACCCTTAAAAACAATGGTCCCGTCGGTCACACTGTACATCCCGATTACACAGTAGGCGGTAGTGCTTTTCCCCGATCCGGATTCACCCACCAACCCAACCGTTTCCCCTTCGCGTACCTCAAAGTCAATACCGTCTATTGCTTTAACAAACAGGGTCTTATCCCCTCTATGGACGGGGAAATACTTTTTCAGACCCTTGACTTCCAGTATTACTCTACTTTCAGACACAGCGGCACCCTCTTCTTCTGAATTGTATTTAATCGTATTTAAAACAGGCGACCTTATGTCCGTTTCCCATATCGAAGAAATCCGGTTTCTCCTCCCGGCAGCGCTTAAACGCATAGGGGCAACGCGGCTCAAAACGACATCCCGGCGGCGGGTTCAAATAATCCGGAATCCTGCCGGGTATGCCTTCGGCAATACCCCCACCGGAAAGCTTCGGAACACAGCTGAGCAGCATCTCGGTGTAGGGGTGCAGCGGATTGGAAAACAATTCTTCATTGTCCGAGACTTCCACCATGTTGCCCGCATACATAACGTAAATGCGATCGGCATTCTCCCTGGCTATTCCCATTGAATGGGTAATCAGTATTAAAGAGTTGCCCCTTTTTGCAACCATCTCCCTTAACAGGGCGAGAATCTGATCCTGGATCGTCACATCCAGATTGGTGGTAGGTTCATCGGCTATGATCAGCGCTCTCTCAGTTGCCAGAGCCATAGCGATACAAATCCTCTGCCTCATACCCCCGCTCATCTGAAAAGGGTAACTGCCCAGGATGCGGTCCGGATCCGGTAGTTTGACTTCTTTCAAGGCGTTTATTGACAGCTGCCTGATCTTCTCTTTGTCAAGGTCGCGAATTCCCGAATTAGATATTACCGCTGCCAACTGATCGCCAATAGTGAATACAGGGTTCAGCGATGCCATTGGATCCTGAAAAATCATGGCCGCCCCCCTACCCCGCAGCCTTTTGATTTCACTCTCCTTCATTTTTAAAACATCTTTTCCCTCAAACAATACCTCGCCCTTCGGTATGTACGCCTGACTGGAGAGTATCCATAAGATCGTCTTCATGGTAGTGGTTTTGCCGCAGCCCGTTTCCCCTACAATGCTGACTTTTTCTCCTTTTCCTAGAGAAAAATTGACACCGTTCAGCACCTTCATGTATCCGCCGTATACCTTAAACCATACATACAGGTCCTGTATCTTAACCAAATCATCCAAAAGATTTCACTCCTCGGTTGATAACATATCTTTTACACCATCACCAAGTAAGTTGAATGCCAATACGATAATCATAATAGCAATGGCCGGAAATATAGAAATCCACCAGTAATCTGGCAGATATTTTGCTCCGTCGGAAACCATCGTTCCTAAAGCAGGAGTCGGCGGCTGCTCTCCCAAACCGACGAAACTCAACGAGGCGCCAGTCAAGAT includes the following:
- a CDS encoding nitroreductase family protein, whose translation is MDVRRAIFERRSIRSFHDRPVDKELLIKLVEAAIWAPSGSNIQPWHFIAVSCEEQKARVKAFAPGLTVLPPAMLVICTDMDLCERKGGRLGRDVLSLMDAAFAAENINLMAVELGLGTCVIRSFNQAAVQEVLRLPRHLVPQLIISVGYPKKIPVRPRRRDVAEVLSWEGYG
- a CDS encoding ABC transporter ATP-binding protein, which encodes MSESRVILEVKGLKKYFPVHRGDKTLFVKAIDGIDFEVREGETVGLVGESGSGKSTTAYCVIGMYSVTDGTIVFKGKDISCASAQRPLELKRDMQIVFQDPGTSLNPQHTIYKILELPLKVHGLAKGHELHDRIVQLLESVELPESYLYKYPRMIGGGERQMVAIARALATNPSFMILDEPTSSLDVSVQAKIINMLLRLQKEYNLSYLFITHDLSLMRNVATRVVIMYLGKIAEMAPTEIFFRSPQHPYTQMLLSSIPVVTQQEEDLKPKKIKSQGEIPSPVNVPPGCSFNTRCPFVKPECYERDPVMVQVGPDHFVRCNLFT
- a CDS encoding ABC transporter ATP-binding protein translates to MDDLVKIQDLYVWFKVYGGYMKVLNGVNFSLGKGEKVSIVGETGCGKTTTMKTILWILSSQAYIPKGEVLFEGKDVLKMKESEIKRLRGRGAAMIFQDPMASLNPVFTIGDQLAAVISNSGIRDLDKEKIRQLSINALKEVKLPDPDRILGSYPFQMSGGMRQRICIAMALATERALIIADEPTTNLDVTIQDQILALLREMVAKRGNSLILITHSMGIARENADRIYVMYAGNMVEVSDNEELFSNPLHPYTEMLLSCVPKLSGGGIAEGIPGRIPDYLNPPPGCRFEPRCPYAFKRCREEKPDFFDMGNGHKVACFKYD